A window of the Oncorhynchus masou masou isolate Uvic2021 chromosome 13, UVic_Omas_1.1, whole genome shotgun sequence genome harbors these coding sequences:
- the schip1 gene encoding schwannomin-interacting protein 1 isoform X2, giving the protein MKEALDNTDCAGMDDVICPDSALYLTDDYKLKEAQKNERESIRQKLALGSFFDDGPGIYTSCSKSGKPSLSSRLQSGMNLQICFVNDSGSDKDSDADDSKTETSLDTPLSPMSKQSSSYSDRDTTEEDSESLEDMDFLSRQKKLQAEAKLALAMAKPMAKMQVEVEKQNRKKSPVADLLPHMPHISECLMKRSLKPTDLRDMTLGQLQVIVNDLHSQIESLNEELVQLLLIRDELHMEQDAMLVDIEDLTRHAESQQKHMAEKTPSK; this is encoded by the exons atgaaggAAGCGCTGGATAACACAGACTGTGCTGGAATGGATGATGTCATCTGTCCAGACTCTGCCCTCTACCTCACTGATGACTACAAACTCAAAGAG GCCCAAAAGAATGAGAGGGAGTCCATCCGGCAGAAGCTGGCCCTGGGTAGTTTCTTTGACGATGGGCCGGGTATCTATACCAGCTGCAGCAAGAGTGGCAAGCCCAGTCTGTCCTCACG gctgCAGAGTGGGATGAATCTGCAGATCTGTTTTGTCAACGACAGCGGCAGCGACAAGGACAGCGATGCAGACGACAGCAAGACAGAAACCAGTCTGGACACACCGCTGTCCCCCATG TCGAAGCAGAGTTCGTCCTACTCTGACCGGGACACTACGGAGGAAGACAGTGAGTCTCTGGAGGACATGGACTTTCTGAGCAGACAGAAGAAGTTGCAGGCCGAGGCTAAGCTAGCCCTGGCGATGGCCAAACCCATGGCCAAGATGCAGGTGGAGGTGGAAAAGCAGAACCGCAAGAAGTCCCCTGTGGCAGACCTG CTGCCCCACATGCCCCACATCAGTGAGTGCCTGATGAAGAGGAGCCTGAAGCCTACAGACCTGAGAGACATGACCCTGGGACAACTACAGGTTATAGTCAACGACCTGCACTCCCAGATAGAGA GCCTGAATGAGGAGCTGGTGCAGCTGCTGCTGATCAGGGATGAACTGCACATGGAGCAGGATGCCATGCTGGTGGACATAGAAGACCTGACCAG GCATGCTGAGAGCCAGCAGAAACACATGGCTGAGAAGACCCCATCCAAATGA
- the schip1 gene encoding schwannomin-interacting protein 1 isoform X3, which yields MVHQENCSHQAQKNERESIRQKLALGSFFDDGPGIYTSCSKSGKPSLSSRLQSGMNLQICFVNDSGSDKDSDADDSKTETSLDTPLSPMSKQSSSYSDRDTTEEDSESLEDMDFLSRQKKLQAEAKLALAMAKPMAKMQVEVEKQNRKKSPVADLLPHMPHISECLMKRSLKPTDLRDMTLGQLQVIVNDLHSQIESLNEELVQLLLIRDELHMEQDAMLVDIEDLTRHAESQQKHMAEKTPSK from the exons GCCCAAAAGAATGAGAGGGAGTCCATCCGGCAGAAGCTGGCCCTGGGTAGTTTCTTTGACGATGGGCCGGGTATCTATACCAGCTGCAGCAAGAGTGGCAAGCCCAGTCTGTCCTCACG gctgCAGAGTGGGATGAATCTGCAGATCTGTTTTGTCAACGACAGCGGCAGCGACAAGGACAGCGATGCAGACGACAGCAAGACAGAAACCAGTCTGGACACACCGCTGTCCCCCATG TCGAAGCAGAGTTCGTCCTACTCTGACCGGGACACTACGGAGGAAGACAGTGAGTCTCTGGAGGACATGGACTTTCTGAGCAGACAGAAGAAGTTGCAGGCCGAGGCTAAGCTAGCCCTGGCGATGGCCAAACCCATGGCCAAGATGCAGGTGGAGGTGGAAAAGCAGAACCGCAAGAAGTCCCCTGTGGCAGACCTG CTGCCCCACATGCCCCACATCAGTGAGTGCCTGATGAAGAGGAGCCTGAAGCCTACAGACCTGAGAGACATGACCCTGGGACAACTACAGGTTATAGTCAACGACCTGCACTCCCAGATAGAGA GCCTGAATGAGGAGCTGGTGCAGCTGCTGCTGATCAGGGATGAACTGCACATGGAGCAGGATGCCATGCTGGTGGACATAGAAGACCTGACCAG GCATGCTGAGAGCCAGCAGAAACACATGGCTGAGAAGACCCCATCCAAATGA